In a genomic window of Silurus meridionalis isolate SWU-2019-XX chromosome 27, ASM1480568v1, whole genome shotgun sequence:
- the tbx3b gene encoding T-box transcription factor TBX3 isoform X2, producing the protein MAYHAPFYPLLGCGRPLMEQITGRSIINSGPSPSSSSSVYHRHLQQAGEEEDEEDEEDEEPVVHLEGMELWRQFHQIGTEMVITKSGRRMFPPLRVRCSSLDRRASYVLLMDMVSSDSCRYKFHHSSWTVAGKADPDMPKRMYVHPDSPASGEHWMSRVVTFHKLKLTNNVSDKHGFTILNSMHKYQPRLHVARADDLLKLPYSGFRTFVFPETEFIAVTAYQNDKITQLKIDNNPFAKGFRDTGNGRREKRKPVMLQFKARKMVRKKDDGSSDNSPGHRQVPTVTTSTLKDVCESDSQSDADVENSVHQTKLEPRDPISYDLKDTQPIRSSDTESRGRSVEKRALDPNTVPFHAEVFTRSLDECFLHRCCSGQQLLAGVRRASRFPPNQNCVNFWAAGAPCAGERIRACSYATHQGILGNFSRCLQQPETASQALIISHCYPYNCMLAAPWTQRMLAPAVNHRPGCVPYPLPHATHTHLLHPKRHASAQAENEGKVSRGQSSPTPPST; encoded by the exons ATGGCGTACCATGCACCGTTTTACCCTCTGCTGGGGTGTGGGAGGCCTTTGATGGAGCAGATCACCGGGAGAAGCATCATCAACTCCGGCCCTTcgccttcatcatcatcatctgtttATCATCGTCACCTGCAGCAAGCaggggaagaggaagatgaggaggatgaagaagatgaagagccGGTGGTGCACCTGGAGGGCATGGAGCTGTGGAGGCAGTTCCACCAGATCGGCACCGAAATGGTCATCACCAAGTCGGGGAG GCGGATGTTTCCCCCGTTGCGTGTCCGGTGCAGCAGTTTGGACCGGAGAGCGAGCTACGTGCTGCTGATGGACATGGTGTCGTCGGATAGCTGCAGGTACAAGTTCCACCACTCGAGCTGGACGGTGGCAGGAAAAGCCGACCCGGACATGCCCAAGCGCATGTATGTCCACCCAGACAGCCCGGCCTCCGGGGAGCACTGGATGTCCCGAGTGGTTACGTTTCACAAGCTGAAACTGACCAACAACGTCTCGGACAAACATGGATTT ACCATTTTGAACTCCATGCATAAATACCAGCCGCGGCTGCACGTGGCCAGGGCCGACGATCTCCTCAAACTTCCCTACAGTGGGTTTAGGACCTTTGTGTTTCCTGAGACCGAGTTCATCGCCGTGACGGCTTACCAGAACGACAAg ATAACGCAGCTGAAAATCGATAACAATCCGTTCGCAAAGGGATTCCGGGACACAGGGAAcgggaggagagagaaaag aaAACCTGTAATGCTGCAGTTCAAGGCCAGAAAGATGGTGCGAAAAAAAGATGATGGATCCTCAGACAATTCGCCTGGACATCGCCAAGTTCCCACTGTCACAACGTCCACACTGAAAG ATGTTTGTGAGAGTGACAGTCAGAGTGATGCAGATGTGGAGAACTCGGTCCATCAGACCAAACTGGAGCCCAGAGACCCCATCAGCTACGATCTGAAGGACACGCAGCCGATCAGAAGCAGCGACACAGAAAGCCGAGGACGGAGCGTCGAGAAGCGTGCGTTGGACCCGAACACCGTCCCTTTTCATGCTGAAGTCTTCACACGGAGCCTGGACGAGTGTTTCCTTCACCGCTGCTGCTCTGGACAGCAGCTTCTTGCCGGAGTGAGGAGAGCGTCACGCTTTCCGCCAAACCAGAACTGTGTAAACTTCTGGGCGGCCGGAGCGCCGTGTGCTGGTGAAAGGATCAGGGCCTGCAGCTACGCCACCCACCAGGGCATTCTGGGAAATTTCTCACGGTGTCTTCAGCAGCCTGAAACTGCCTCACAG GCCCTGATCATCTCTCACTGCTACCCATATAACTGCATGCTGGCGGCTCCGTGGACTCAGCGAATGCTAGCTCCGGCTGTGAACCACCGGCCTGGCTGCGTACCGTACCCTCTcccacacgccacacacacacacctgctgcatCCCAAACGCCACGCTTCAGCCCAAGCCGAGAATGAGGGCAAAGTCAGCAGGGGCCAGAGCTCACCCACACCCCCGTCCACCTGA
- the lman2lb gene encoding lectin, mannose-binding 2-like b — MAAPTNGCEKISAVYFEFLHFTLCALRHAKVYFPLVFLLALTALCTGNDDFQRDEFLKREYSLAKPYQGLGSSSSSHWDLLGNAMITPEYVRLTPDLQSRQGAVWSRIPFYIRDWELQVHFKIHGKGKKNLNGDGLALWLTRDRMQTGPVFGNINHFTGLGIFIDTYPNHDNQHERSFPFISAMVGNGSVAYEHDRDGRNADLGGCQAAVRNVEHETSVLIRYMKSTLTVMMDVEGKQEWRDCVEVPGVHLPQGYYFGASSLTGDLSDNHDLISLKLFELTVERTLEELENEQEVTVPSVDHREIPVEVVDKGMSTLTLLFLFIVSVVGFVAVVVAFIFIYARWKERSRKRFY, encoded by the exons ATGGCGGCCCCTACGAACGGGTGCGAGAAAATCAGCGCGGTTTATTTCGAGTTTCTCCATTTCACGCTCTGCGCTCTGAGACACGCCAAAGTTTACTTTCCTCTCGTGTTTCTGCTCGCCCTGACGGCCCTCTGTACCGGAAATGACGACTTCCAGAGGGACGAGTTTCTTAAGAGGGAGTACTCGCTGGCCAAGCCGTACCAAG gtctggGTTCCTCGAGCTCGTCCCACTGGGATCTCCTGGGCAACGCCATGATCACGCCCGAGTACGTCCGCCTGACCCCTGACCTGCAGAGCCGCCAGGGTGCCGTGTGGAGTCGCATC ccGTTTTACATTCGAGACTGGGAGCTCCAGGTGCACTTTAAGATCCACGGCAAAGGCAAGAAGAACCTGAACGGAGACGGCCTGGCACTGTGGCTGACGCGAGACCGCATGCAAacag GCCCCGTGTTTGGAAACATAAATCATTTCACCGGCCTGGGCATTTTCATCGACACGTATCCCAACCACGACAATCAGCACGAG AGGTCGTTCCCGTTCATTTCAGCGATGGTGGGAAACGGGAGCGTGGCGTACGAGCACGATCGGGACGGAAGGAACGCGGACCTGGGGGGCTGCCAGGCGGCCGTGCGTAACGTCGAGCACGAAACGTCCGTCCTGATCCGATACATGAAGAGCACTCTAACG GTCATGATGGACGTCGAAGGGAAGCAGGAATGGAGGGACTGTGTGGAGGTCCCAGGTGTCCACCTCCCCCAGGGCTATTACTTCGGAGCCTCTTCGCTCACTGGAGATCTTTCAG ATAACCACGACCTGATCTCGCTCAAGCTGTTCGAGCTGACAGTCGAAAGAACCCTCGAGGAACTGGAGAACGAGCAGGAAGTCACGGTACCCAGCGTGGACCACCGAGAGATTCCCG TCGAGGTGGTGGATAAAGGCATGAGCACGCTCACCCTCCTCTTCCTGTTCATCGTCTCGGTGGTCGGCTTCGTGGCCGTGGTCGTGGCGTTCATCTTCATCTACGCGCGCTGGAAGGAGCGCAGCCGCAAGCGCTTCTACTGA
- the tbx3b gene encoding T-box transcription factor TBX3 isoform X1 — protein sequence MAYHAPFYPLLGCGRPLMEQITGRSIINSGPSPSSSSSVYHRHLQQAGEEEDEEDEEDEEPVVHLEGMELWRQFHQIGTEMVITKSGRRMFPPLRVRCSSLDRRASYVLLMDMVSSDSCRYKFHHSSWTVAGKADPDMPKRMYVHPDSPASGEHWMSRVVTFHKLKLTNNVSDKHGFTILNSMHKYQPRLHVARADDLLKLPYSGFRTFVFPETEFIAVTAYQNDKPVVCFVSEQITQLKIDNNPFAKGFRDTGNGRREKRKPVMLQFKARKMVRKKDDGSSDNSPGHRQVPTVTTSTLKDVCESDSQSDADVENSVHQTKLEPRDPISYDLKDTQPIRSSDTESRGRSVEKRALDPNTVPFHAEVFTRSLDECFLHRCCSGQQLLAGVRRASRFPPNQNCVNFWAAGAPCAGERIRACSYATHQGILGNFSRCLQQPETASQALIISHCYPYNCMLAAPWTQRMLAPAVNHRPGCVPYPLPHATHTHLLHPKRHASAQAENEGKVSRGQSSPTPPST from the exons ATGGCGTACCATGCACCGTTTTACCCTCTGCTGGGGTGTGGGAGGCCTTTGATGGAGCAGATCACCGGGAGAAGCATCATCAACTCCGGCCCTTcgccttcatcatcatcatctgtttATCATCGTCACCTGCAGCAAGCaggggaagaggaagatgaggaggatgaagaagatgaagagccGGTGGTGCACCTGGAGGGCATGGAGCTGTGGAGGCAGTTCCACCAGATCGGCACCGAAATGGTCATCACCAAGTCGGGGAG GCGGATGTTTCCCCCGTTGCGTGTCCGGTGCAGCAGTTTGGACCGGAGAGCGAGCTACGTGCTGCTGATGGACATGGTGTCGTCGGATAGCTGCAGGTACAAGTTCCACCACTCGAGCTGGACGGTGGCAGGAAAAGCCGACCCGGACATGCCCAAGCGCATGTATGTCCACCCAGACAGCCCGGCCTCCGGGGAGCACTGGATGTCCCGAGTGGTTACGTTTCACAAGCTGAAACTGACCAACAACGTCTCGGACAAACATGGATTT ACCATTTTGAACTCCATGCATAAATACCAGCCGCGGCTGCACGTGGCCAGGGCCGACGATCTCCTCAAACTTCCCTACAGTGGGTTTAGGACCTTTGTGTTTCCTGAGACCGAGTTCATCGCCGTGACGGCTTACCAGAACGACAAg CCCGTCGTGTGTTTTGTGTCGGAACAGATAACGCAGCTGAAAATCGATAACAATCCGTTCGCAAAGGGATTCCGGGACACAGGGAAcgggaggagagagaaaag aaAACCTGTAATGCTGCAGTTCAAGGCCAGAAAGATGGTGCGAAAAAAAGATGATGGATCCTCAGACAATTCGCCTGGACATCGCCAAGTTCCCACTGTCACAACGTCCACACTGAAAG ATGTTTGTGAGAGTGACAGTCAGAGTGATGCAGATGTGGAGAACTCGGTCCATCAGACCAAACTGGAGCCCAGAGACCCCATCAGCTACGATCTGAAGGACACGCAGCCGATCAGAAGCAGCGACACAGAAAGCCGAGGACGGAGCGTCGAGAAGCGTGCGTTGGACCCGAACACCGTCCCTTTTCATGCTGAAGTCTTCACACGGAGCCTGGACGAGTGTTTCCTTCACCGCTGCTGCTCTGGACAGCAGCTTCTTGCCGGAGTGAGGAGAGCGTCACGCTTTCCGCCAAACCAGAACTGTGTAAACTTCTGGGCGGCCGGAGCGCCGTGTGCTGGTGAAAGGATCAGGGCCTGCAGCTACGCCACCCACCAGGGCATTCTGGGAAATTTCTCACGGTGTCTTCAGCAGCCTGAAACTGCCTCACAG GCCCTGATCATCTCTCACTGCTACCCATATAACTGCATGCTGGCGGCTCCGTGGACTCAGCGAATGCTAGCTCCGGCTGTGAACCACCGGCCTGGCTGCGTACCGTACCCTCTcccacacgccacacacacacacctgctgcatCCCAAACGCCACGCTTCAGCCCAAGCCGAGAATGAGGGCAAAGTCAGCAGGGGCCAGAGCTCACCCACACCCCCGTCCACCTGA
- the tbx3b gene encoding T-box transcription factor TBX3 isoform X4, with protein MAYHAPFYPLLGCGRPLMEQITGRSIINSGPSPSSSSSVYHRHLQQAGEEEDEEDEEDEEPVVHLEGMELWRQFHQIGTEMVITKSGSLDRRASYVLLMDMVSSDSCRYKFHHSSWTVAGKADPDMPKRMYVHPDSPASGEHWMSRVVTFHKLKLTNNVSDKHGFTILNSMHKYQPRLHVARADDLLKLPYSGFRTFVFPETEFIAVTAYQNDKPVVCFVSEQITQLKIDNNPFAKGFRDTGNGRREKRKPVMLQFKARKMVRKKDDGSSDNSPGHRQVPTVTTSTLKDVCESDSQSDADVENSVHQTKLEPRDPISYDLKDTQPIRSSDTESRGRSVEKRALDPNTVPFHAEVFTRSLDECFLHRCCSGQQLLAGVRRASRFPPNQNCVNFWAAGAPCAGERIRACSYATHQGILGNFSRCLQQPETASQALIISHCYPYNCMLAAPWTQRMLAPAVNHRPGCVPYPLPHATHTHLLHPKRHASAQAENEGKVSRGQSSPTPPST; from the exons ATGGCGTACCATGCACCGTTTTACCCTCTGCTGGGGTGTGGGAGGCCTTTGATGGAGCAGATCACCGGGAGAAGCATCATCAACTCCGGCCCTTcgccttcatcatcatcatctgtttATCATCGTCACCTGCAGCAAGCaggggaagaggaagatgaggaggatgaagaagatgaagagccGGTGGTGCACCTGGAGGGCATGGAGCTGTGGAGGCAGTTCCACCAGATCGGCACCGAAATGGTCATCACCAAGTCGGGGAG TTTGGACCGGAGAGCGAGCTACGTGCTGCTGATGGACATGGTGTCGTCGGATAGCTGCAGGTACAAGTTCCACCACTCGAGCTGGACGGTGGCAGGAAAAGCCGACCCGGACATGCCCAAGCGCATGTATGTCCACCCAGACAGCCCGGCCTCCGGGGAGCACTGGATGTCCCGAGTGGTTACGTTTCACAAGCTGAAACTGACCAACAACGTCTCGGACAAACATGGATTT ACCATTTTGAACTCCATGCATAAATACCAGCCGCGGCTGCACGTGGCCAGGGCCGACGATCTCCTCAAACTTCCCTACAGTGGGTTTAGGACCTTTGTGTTTCCTGAGACCGAGTTCATCGCCGTGACGGCTTACCAGAACGACAAg CCCGTCGTGTGTTTTGTGTCGGAACAGATAACGCAGCTGAAAATCGATAACAATCCGTTCGCAAAGGGATTCCGGGACACAGGGAAcgggaggagagagaaaag aaAACCTGTAATGCTGCAGTTCAAGGCCAGAAAGATGGTGCGAAAAAAAGATGATGGATCCTCAGACAATTCGCCTGGACATCGCCAAGTTCCCACTGTCACAACGTCCACACTGAAAG ATGTTTGTGAGAGTGACAGTCAGAGTGATGCAGATGTGGAGAACTCGGTCCATCAGACCAAACTGGAGCCCAGAGACCCCATCAGCTACGATCTGAAGGACACGCAGCCGATCAGAAGCAGCGACACAGAAAGCCGAGGACGGAGCGTCGAGAAGCGTGCGTTGGACCCGAACACCGTCCCTTTTCATGCTGAAGTCTTCACACGGAGCCTGGACGAGTGTTTCCTTCACCGCTGCTGCTCTGGACAGCAGCTTCTTGCCGGAGTGAGGAGAGCGTCACGCTTTCCGCCAAACCAGAACTGTGTAAACTTCTGGGCGGCCGGAGCGCCGTGTGCTGGTGAAAGGATCAGGGCCTGCAGCTACGCCACCCACCAGGGCATTCTGGGAAATTTCTCACGGTGTCTTCAGCAGCCTGAAACTGCCTCACAG GCCCTGATCATCTCTCACTGCTACCCATATAACTGCATGCTGGCGGCTCCGTGGACTCAGCGAATGCTAGCTCCGGCTGTGAACCACCGGCCTGGCTGCGTACCGTACCCTCTcccacacgccacacacacacacctgctgcatCCCAAACGCCACGCTTCAGCCCAAGCCGAGAATGAGGGCAAAGTCAGCAGGGGCCAGAGCTCACCCACACCCCCGTCCACCTGA
- the tm2d2 gene encoding TM2 domain-containing protein 2 produces the protein MSHISVNYILLGGQFFLLASVLLLQCLEGIHSENSTITGSTASTPGNIVTTITTTTTTTTTTTTTAAATTTEATKASITTVSALITQQAEENVTNNNITTTEPSAITEQYEYSPPSPVVLCRYLPEEFIYCKDPVDHDGNLTAFQELGHGCVKIGNQGQVYRDVNHTQVLCTALEGIECAGPREFLRGNEPCIKYTGHYFITTLLYSFFLGCFGVDRFCLGHTGTAVGKLLTLGGLGIWWFVDLILLITGGLTPSDGSNWCTFY, from the exons ATGTCTCACATCTCGGTGAATTATATTTTGTTAGGCGGACAGTTTTTCCTGCTCGCCTCGGTGTTGCTTTTGCAATGCCTGGAAGGGATTCATTCGGAGAACTCCACCATAACCGGAAGTACGGCGTCAACACCAGGGAACATCGTTAccactatcaccaccaccaccaccaccaccaccacaacaacaacaacagcagcagcaaccacTACAGAAGCAACAAAAGCTTCCATCACTACAGTCTCAGCTCTGATCACACAGCAAGCTGAAGAAAATGTCACCAATAATAACATCACAACGACAGAGCCGTCCGCCATCACGGAGCAGTATGAATACAGTCCTCCATCACCTGTGGTCCTCTGTCGCTACCT CCCTGAGGAGTTCATCTACTGCAAAGATCCTGTCGATCACGACGGAAACCTCACAGCCTTCCAGGAGCTGGGCCACGGCTGCGTGAAG ATCGGAAATCAGGGTCAGGTGTACAGAGACGTGAATCACACTCAGGTGCTGTGCACGGCGCTGGAAGGCATCGAGTGCGCCGGGCCCCGAGAATTCCTCCGAGGGAACGAACCGTGCATCAA ATACACCGGTCACTACTTCATAACCACGCTGCTGTACTCGTTCTTCCTCGGCTGCTTCGGTGTCGACCGCTTCTGCCTGGGCCACACGGGTACCGCCGTTGGGAAGCTCCTCACTCTCGGCGGCCTGGGAATCTGGTGGTTCGTCGATCTTATCCTGCTCATCACCGGGGGTCTGACGCCCAGCGACGGCAGCAACTGGTGCACGTTTTACTGA
- the tbx3b gene encoding T-box transcription factor TBX3 isoform X3, translating to MAYHAPFYPLLGCGRPLMEQITGRSIINSGPSPSSSSSVYHRHLQQAGEEEDEEDEEDEEPVVHLEGMELWRQFHQIGTEMVITKSGSSLDRRASYVLLMDMVSSDSCRYKFHHSSWTVAGKADPDMPKRMYVHPDSPASGEHWMSRVVTFHKLKLTNNVSDKHGFTILNSMHKYQPRLHVARADDLLKLPYSGFRTFVFPETEFIAVTAYQNDKPVVCFVSEQITQLKIDNNPFAKGFRDTGNGRREKRKPVMLQFKARKMVRKKDDGSSDNSPGHRQVPTVTTSTLKDVCESDSQSDADVENSVHQTKLEPRDPISYDLKDTQPIRSSDTESRGRSVEKRALDPNTVPFHAEVFTRSLDECFLHRCCSGQQLLAGVRRASRFPPNQNCVNFWAAGAPCAGERIRACSYATHQGILGNFSRCLQQPETASQALIISHCYPYNCMLAAPWTQRMLAPAVNHRPGCVPYPLPHATHTHLLHPKRHASAQAENEGKVSRGQSSPTPPST from the exons ATGGCGTACCATGCACCGTTTTACCCTCTGCTGGGGTGTGGGAGGCCTTTGATGGAGCAGATCACCGGGAGAAGCATCATCAACTCCGGCCCTTcgccttcatcatcatcatctgtttATCATCGTCACCTGCAGCAAGCaggggaagaggaagatgaggaggatgaagaagatgaagagccGGTGGTGCACCTGGAGGGCATGGAGCTGTGGAGGCAGTTCCACCAGATCGGCACCGAAATGGTCATCACCAAGTCGGGGAG CAGTTTGGACCGGAGAGCGAGCTACGTGCTGCTGATGGACATGGTGTCGTCGGATAGCTGCAGGTACAAGTTCCACCACTCGAGCTGGACGGTGGCAGGAAAAGCCGACCCGGACATGCCCAAGCGCATGTATGTCCACCCAGACAGCCCGGCCTCCGGGGAGCACTGGATGTCCCGAGTGGTTACGTTTCACAAGCTGAAACTGACCAACAACGTCTCGGACAAACATGGATTT ACCATTTTGAACTCCATGCATAAATACCAGCCGCGGCTGCACGTGGCCAGGGCCGACGATCTCCTCAAACTTCCCTACAGTGGGTTTAGGACCTTTGTGTTTCCTGAGACCGAGTTCATCGCCGTGACGGCTTACCAGAACGACAAg CCCGTCGTGTGTTTTGTGTCGGAACAGATAACGCAGCTGAAAATCGATAACAATCCGTTCGCAAAGGGATTCCGGGACACAGGGAAcgggaggagagagaaaag aaAACCTGTAATGCTGCAGTTCAAGGCCAGAAAGATGGTGCGAAAAAAAGATGATGGATCCTCAGACAATTCGCCTGGACATCGCCAAGTTCCCACTGTCACAACGTCCACACTGAAAG ATGTTTGTGAGAGTGACAGTCAGAGTGATGCAGATGTGGAGAACTCGGTCCATCAGACCAAACTGGAGCCCAGAGACCCCATCAGCTACGATCTGAAGGACACGCAGCCGATCAGAAGCAGCGACACAGAAAGCCGAGGACGGAGCGTCGAGAAGCGTGCGTTGGACCCGAACACCGTCCCTTTTCATGCTGAAGTCTTCACACGGAGCCTGGACGAGTGTTTCCTTCACCGCTGCTGCTCTGGACAGCAGCTTCTTGCCGGAGTGAGGAGAGCGTCACGCTTTCCGCCAAACCAGAACTGTGTAAACTTCTGGGCGGCCGGAGCGCCGTGTGCTGGTGAAAGGATCAGGGCCTGCAGCTACGCCACCCACCAGGGCATTCTGGGAAATTTCTCACGGTGTCTTCAGCAGCCTGAAACTGCCTCACAG GCCCTGATCATCTCTCACTGCTACCCATATAACTGCATGCTGGCGGCTCCGTGGACTCAGCGAATGCTAGCTCCGGCTGTGAACCACCGGCCTGGCTGCGTACCGTACCCTCTcccacacgccacacacacacacctgctgcatCCCAAACGCCACGCTTCAGCCCAAGCCGAGAATGAGGGCAAAGTCAGCAGGGGCCAGAGCTCACCCACACCCCCGTCCACCTGA